Proteins encoded within one genomic window of Granulicella pectinivorans:
- a CDS encoding TolC family protein — protein sequence MQQRKASTLALLLLACAVQGGAGQALPAAPPRPAIPAPEGPVITLNQAIERARANEPAFAAAVAASKVAGLEKSIARAALLPTATYHNAYLYTQPNGATNSAGSTGSQAAPKFIANNAVREYASQGIVTETLGLQGFNAVSLASAQAAVAQAEMEVARRGLVATVVALYYGVSSSYAKWTVAQRAAREATDFTKQTTQREAVREVAHADVVKAKLQQQQRDRDLADATLSYNRAKLELGVLLNPDPRSPYQVAISADAPPLAPRPEIEAAAGKLNPELQSALAQLKASNLSVTAARAAYLPDLALSYTYGIDAEQFAANGPQGVRNLGYSASATLDIPVWNWLSTAHKVKQSEIQRDAAKVALTATQRRLIAQLEEFYAEAAAAQAQLASFEDSVQTAAESLRLTRMRYTAGESTVLEVVDAQNSLTAAEVARADGAVRYQTALAQLQLLTGTI from the coding sequence ATGCAACAACGCAAAGCATCCACGCTCGCGCTGTTGCTGCTGGCGTGCGCGGTGCAGGGAGGCGCAGGACAGGCATTGCCTGCCGCGCCTCCCCGGCCGGCAATCCCGGCACCGGAAGGCCCGGTCATCACCCTCAACCAGGCCATCGAACGCGCACGCGCCAACGAACCCGCCTTCGCCGCCGCGGTCGCCGCCAGCAAGGTCGCGGGCCTTGAAAAATCGATTGCGCGCGCAGCCCTGCTGCCTACCGCGACCTACCACAACGCCTATCTCTACACGCAGCCGAACGGTGCCACCAACTCCGCCGGTTCAACCGGCTCACAGGCCGCGCCCAAGTTCATCGCAAACAACGCCGTGCGCGAATACGCCAGTCAGGGCATCGTCACGGAGACGCTCGGCCTCCAGGGCTTCAACGCCGTATCGCTCGCCTCTGCGCAAGCCGCCGTCGCGCAGGCCGAGATGGAAGTAGCCCGACGTGGCCTCGTCGCCACCGTGGTGGCCCTCTATTACGGCGTCTCGTCGTCCTATGCAAAGTGGACCGTGGCCCAACGCGCAGCGCGTGAGGCCACCGATTTCACCAAGCAGACCACCCAGCGCGAAGCCGTCCGCGAGGTCGCCCACGCCGATGTCGTGAAGGCAAAGCTGCAACAGCAGCAGCGCGATCGCGACCTGGCCGACGCCACGCTCTCCTACAACAGGGCCAAACTTGAACTCGGCGTCCTGCTCAACCCCGACCCGCGCTCGCCCTACCAGGTGGCGATCTCCGCCGACGCCCCACCGCTCGCTCCCCGCCCGGAGATCGAAGCCGCAGCAGGCAAACTGAACCCCGAGCTACAGAGCGCGCTCGCCCAGTTGAAGGCCAGCAACCTCAGCGTCACCGCCGCCCGCGCAGCGTACTTGCCCGACCTCGCCCTCAGCTACACCTACGGTATCGACGCCGAGCAGTTCGCCGCCAACGGCCCGCAGGGTGTGCGCAACCTCGGCTACTCCGCCAGCGCCACGCTCGACATCCCCGTCTGGAACTGGCTCTCCACCGCGCACAAGGTCAAGCAGAGCGAGATCCAGCGCGACGCCGCCAAGGTAGCTCTGACGGCCACACAGCGCCGCCTCATCGCGCAGCTTGAAGAGTTCTACGCCGAGGCCGCCGCCGCCCAGGCGCAACTCGCGTCCTTCGAAGACAGCGTGCAGACCGCCGCTGAATCCCTGCGCCTCACCCGCATGCGTTACACCGCCGGCGAGTCCACCGTCCTCGAGGTCGTCGACGCCCAGAACTCATTGACCGCAGCCGAGGTAGCCCGCGCCGACGGCGCCGTCCGCTACCAGACCGCGCTCGCCCAACTCCAGCTTCTGACAGGAACGATATGA